ACGGGCGGGTGTGCAGCGATGATGATAAAACCCGACTTGGTTTGCCTGAAGTTCAATTGGGCCTGCTGCCAGGTTCCGGTGGTACCCAGCGTTTACCAAGATTAATCGGCGTCAGCAGCGCGCTGGATATGATCCTGACCGGCAAGCAGCTTCGCCCGCGTCAGGCTCTGAAAGTGGGACTGGTTGATGAAGTGGTGCCGCAGGCCATTTTGTTGCAAACCGCAGTAGAGTTGGCGTTGAAAGGACGACCGGTAAGCCGCACTGTTCCGGTACGCGATCGCATCCTCGCCGGACCATTAGGTCGTAGTCTGTTATTTCGCCTCGTGGCGAAAAAGACACATCAAAAAACACAAGGTAATTATCCAGCGACCAAACGTATTCTACAGGTGATTGAAACCGGGCTGGCGCAGGGTTGCAGCAGTGGTTATGCCGAAGAAGCGCGAGCCTTTGGTGAGCTAGCGATGACGCCGCAATCGCAAGCGTTGCGAGCCATTTTCTTCGCCAGTACCGATCTTAAGAAAGATCGCGGTGCGGATGCTGAACCCGGCGCGTTGCGCAGTGTAGGTATTCTTGGCGGCGGGCTGATGGGAGGGGGAATTGCTTACGTCACCGCCTGTAAAGGAGGATTGCCGGTACGCATTAAGGACATCCAACCGCGCGGGATCAATCACGCCATGAAGTACAGCTGGGATCTGCTCGACAAACAGGTTCGCCGCCGCTATCTACGGGCTAGCGAGCGCGATCGTCAGCTGGCGTTGATCTCGGGTTCTACGGATTACCAGGGATTCGCACACCGTGATGTGGTTATCGAAGCGGTGTTTGAAGACATTACCCTCAAGCAAAAAATGGTCAACGAGGTTGAGCAGCACTGTAGCGCTGAGACGATCTTTGCCTCTAATACCTCATCATTACCGATCGGTGAGATCGCGGCTCAGGCGAGCAGGCCGCAGCAGGTTATCGGCTTACACTTCTTCAGTCCGGTAGAGAAAATGCCGCTGGTGGAGGTTATTCCGCATGCTGGTACGAGTCAGCAAACTATCGCGACGGTGGTAAAACTGGCGAAGCGACAGGGCAAAACCCCCATCGTGGTGGCTGACAAATCGGGCTTTTATGTTAACCGTATCCTGGCCCCTTACATTAATGAAGCGATGCGCCTGTTGATGGAAGGAGAACCGATAGAACATATCGATAATTCATTGGTGAAATTCGGTTTTCCGGTCGGACCTATTCAACTGCTTGATGAAGTCGGTATCGATACCGGGACTAAAATTATCCCGGTGCTGGAGGCTGCATGGGGAGAACGTTTTAGCCCGCCTGCAAACATCATTAACGTGATTCTGAATGACGATCGCAAAGGTAGAAAAAATAATCGGGGTTTCTATCTTTATGAGGCGAAAGGGCGTAAAAGCAAAAAACGGCCCGACACTGCTATTTACTCTTTACTGGGCGTTTCTTCTGCGCGGGAGCAATTGTCTGCGCAACAGGTGGCGGAACGGTGTGTGATGATGATGCTTAATGAGGCAGCGCGCTGCTTCGATGAGCAAATTATCCGCAGTGCGCGCGATGGTGACATCGGTGCCGTGTTTGGTATTGGTTTCCCGCCGTTTCTTGGTGGCCCGTTCCGCTATATAGACAAGTTGGGTGCGGGGGAAGTCGCGGCAATTTTGCAGCGCCTGGCCGCACAGTATGGCCCGCGTTTTACACCATGTGACACTTTATTACACATGGCTGAGCAGGGGGCGACCTTTTGGCCCACTGATGAACGGACGACCTAAGTTGTGGTCAAAGAAGGTAAATCCGGCAATGAATGATGCTGACCATTGGCTGTTTTGTGAGCAATAGTTGACTATACTTACGCCATTGAGGTAAAAAACAGCGTTTCATTCGTTGAATGGATCAGGCACAATGCCCGGCCACCGGGTCACCTGCGTATTGTTTACGTCGGTAAGACTACGGTGCTTCTGGTTAACAAAAGCGGTGCAATATGCAAGTTTTTATTATGCGTCACGGCGACGCTGCCCTCGATGCAGCCAGTGACTCGGTTCGTCCACTAACCGTCTGCGGTTGTGATGAGTCTCGTCAGATGGCAACCTGGCTGAAAGGTCAAAAAGTGGATATTGAGCGGGTTCTTGTGAGTCCCTACCTGCGTGCTGAACAGACGCTGGAGATTGTTGGGGAGTGCATGAATCTGCCGAAAGATGTCGACGTGATGCCGGAACTCACGCCGTGCGGCGATGTTGGTCTGGTCAGCGCTTATCTTCAGGCGCTGGCAAATGAAGGTGTGGCGACGGCATTGGTCGTGTCGCATCTGCCTTTAGTGGGGTACCTCGTCTCAGAGCTGTGCCCGGGGGAAACTCCCCCGATGTTCACCACATCTGCTATTGCCTGCGTCACGCTTGATGCTGAAGGCAAAGGTGAATTCACCTGGCAAATGAGCCCCTGCAATTTGAAGATGGCGAAAGCGATTTAATCTCCTCCGGGGCTGACGAACTACGGAAGCTCCGGTGGTTGCCACTCTTCAACTTCAATCAGTACCAGCAGTGCGGCGTCACCGCCGTACTCTTTTGGTGCCTGATGAAATGCCATGATCTGCGGATGTTGCGCCAGCCATAGTGGTGTTTGCTGCTTAAGAATGTGTTTCCCATGCCCGTGCATCACGCAGGCGCAGAACACATGCTCGCGACGACAGGCGGCAATCAACGCGCCTAGTTCCTGTTTAGCCTGCTGTTGGGTTAAGCCGTGCAGATCAAGGAATAGCTCTGGCGAATAATCACCTCGACGCAATTTTTTCAGCTCAAAATGGCTGACGTCCGAACGGACATACTTAACCGAGCCTTCGGTATTTAGCAGTGGCTGAAATTCATCGGAAAAGAAATGGCTGTTGTCTACCTGTTCCTGGAGTAACCGTTTTGGCGGCACCTCAGAGATTTTCTTGCGTAGCGGGCGGTGAACGATAGTGTCCTGTTTAATCTGACGCGTGCCGGTCATCAGTTGCCGGAACAATGCCTGATCCTCCTCACTTAGCGATGTTTTCTTTTTCATTACCTGGTCTCATTTTTTCTTTGTTGCTAGTTTACCCGACTCGTCATACATCCAGGCAAGGAAAACGTATATTTCCCCCTCAGCCTGACGTAAGAATGCTGATTTATGCCCGTCTTCGTGGCAAACTAGCCGCCGAATTTATAGCAGAGCGTGTCCTGGAGGATAGCGTGGATAAAATTTTTGTTGATGAGGCTGTTAATGAGCTTCATACCATTCAGGACATGTTGCGTTGGGCGGTAAGCCGCTTTAGCGCTGCAAATATCTGGTACGGACACGGTACTGATAACCCGTGGGATGAAGCGGTGCAACTGGTGATGCCGTCGCTGTA
This Klebsiella sp. RHBSTW-00484 DNA region includes the following protein-coding sequences:
- the smrB gene encoding endonuclease SmrB; the protein is MKKKTSLSEEDQALFRQLMTGTRQIKQDTIVHRPLRKKISEVPPKRLLQEQVDNSHFFSDEFQPLLNTEGSVKYVRSDVSHFELKKLRRGDYSPELFLDLHGLTQQQAKQELGALIAACRREHVFCACVMHGHGKHILKQQTPLWLAQHPQIMAFHQAPKEYGGDAALLVLIEVEEWQPPELP
- the fadJ gene encoding fatty acid oxidation complex subunit alpha FadJ, with the protein product METLSAFTLEIRPDNIAVITIDAPGEKMNTLKAEFASEVRAIIRQLRDNKDLRGAVFISAKPDNFIAGADINMIARCVSALEAETLARQGQQIMAEIHGLSIPVIAAIHGACLGGGLELALACHGRVCSDDDKTRLGLPEVQLGLLPGSGGTQRLPRLIGVSSALDMILTGKQLRPRQALKVGLVDEVVPQAILLQTAVELALKGRPVSRTVPVRDRILAGPLGRSLLFRLVAKKTHQKTQGNYPATKRILQVIETGLAQGCSSGYAEEARAFGELAMTPQSQALRAIFFASTDLKKDRGADAEPGALRSVGILGGGLMGGGIAYVTACKGGLPVRIKDIQPRGINHAMKYSWDLLDKQVRRRYLRASERDRQLALISGSTDYQGFAHRDVVIEAVFEDITLKQKMVNEVEQHCSAETIFASNTSSLPIGEIAAQASRPQQVIGLHFFSPVEKMPLVEVIPHAGTSQQTIATVVKLAKRQGKTPIVVADKSGFYVNRILAPYINEAMRLLMEGEPIEHIDNSLVKFGFPVGPIQLLDEVGIDTGTKIIPVLEAAWGERFSPPANIINVILNDDRKGRKNNRGFYLYEAKGRKSKKRPDTAIYSLLGVSSAREQLSAQQVAERCVMMMLNEAARCFDEQIIRSARDGDIGAVFGIGFPPFLGGPFRYIDKLGAGEVAAILQRLAAQYGPRFTPCDTLLHMAEQGATFWPTDERTT
- the sixA gene encoding phosphohistidine phosphatase SixA, which translates into the protein MQVFIMRHGDAALDAASDSVRPLTVCGCDESRQMATWLKGQKVDIERVLVSPYLRAEQTLEIVGECMNLPKDVDVMPELTPCGDVGLVSAYLQALANEGVATALVVSHLPLVGYLVSELCPGETPPMFTTSAIACVTLDAEGKGEFTWQMSPCNLKMAKAI